A DNA window from Oryzias latipes chromosome 5, ASM223467v1 contains the following coding sequences:
- the LOC101158436 gene encoding transcription factor EB isoform X3 → MASRIGLRMQLMRDQLQQEEQRERQHQQQQQQQQQQQNAALHYMQHHMARPPAPTPAISTPQQYQSMQVPVEVLKVQTHLENPTNYHLRQAQRQQVKEYLSTTFATKQTVHEVSRLGMPSPPQNRGPTGVSGSAPPPICSPHIRTEQLISGNSAPNSPMAMLDISSNHETEMDDVIDDIISMSNYEDQPYIDPIQMPNTLPLSSSHLDVYSGPGMKGPTITMTSNSCPANLTVKRELSDAEARAQAKDRQKKDNHNLIERRRRFNINDRIKELGTMIPKTNELDVRWNKGTILRASVDYIKRMQKDVERSKEVENNFKRMEMANKQLLLRIQELEMQARLHGLPNASPSGLSLPDMMPAYIKQETSPEENLSHSHPQGHHQPHHLHHNHAQPQQHAQQHHYMPQTHLHPQDHMQPQTRQLPPLPPHLQPQQPIQYPAVGSSQPFDFVQSLDLCDGIPGFSDGMPGLGDLSGLDVQMRRGDMGLLMMDEPLSPMVGDPLLSAMSPEASIDSSRRSSFGIDDEDIM, encoded by the exons ACCCACGCCTGCCATAAGCACTCCTCAACAGTACCAAAGCATGCAGGTCCCAGTGGAGGTTCTGAAG GTGCAGACTCACCTTGAAAATCCAACAAACTATCATCTCCGTCAGGCGCAGAGGCAGCAAGTTAAAGAATACCTTTCAACCACCTTTGCCACCAAACAA ACGGTCCACGAGGTGTCAAGACTGGGGATGCCATCTCCTCCCCAAAACAGGGGACCCACTGGGGTCTCAGGCTCTGCCCCCCCACCCATCTGCTCCCCACACATCCGCACAGAACAGCTCATATCTGGCAACAGCGCCCCCAACAGCCCCATGGCCATGCTCGACATCAGCTCCAACCACGAGACAGAG atgGATGATGTTATTGACGACATAATCAGTATGTCCAACTATGAAGATCAACCATACATTGATCCTATCCAGATGCCAAACACA CTCCCACTGTCAAGCAGTCATCTGGACGTTTACTCCGGCCCCGGCATGAAAGGGCCAACCATTACTATGACCAGTAACTCCTGTCCTGCCAACCTCACCGTCAAGCGGGAACTTTCAG atgCAGAAGCCCGGGCGCAGGCCAAAGACCGACAGAAAAAAGACAACCACAACCTGA tTGAAAGGAGAAGGAGATTCAACATCAACGACCGTATCAAAGAGCTGGGCACAATGATTCCCAAAACGAACGAACT TGATGTACGCTGGAACAAAGGCACCATACTGCGAGCTTCTGTAGACTATATTAAACGTATGCAGAAAGATGTAGAGAGATCCAAAGAGGTGGAGAATAATTTCAAAAGGATGGAAATGGCCAATAAACAGCTGTTGCTACGGATCCAG GAGCTGGAAATGCAGGCTCGTCTGCATGGTCTGCCCAACGCCTCTCCCTCTGGTCTCAGCCTTCCTGACATGATGCCTGCTTACATAAAACAAGAAACCAGCCCAGAAGAGAACCTCTCTCACAGCCACCCACAGGGCCATCACCAGCCCCACCACCTGCACCATAACCACGCTCAACCACAGCAGCACGCTCAGCAGCACCACTATATGCCCCAGACCCATCTCCACCCGCAGGATCACATGCAGCCTCAAACCAGGCAGCTGCCACCCCTCCCACCACACCTTCAGCCACAGCAGCCCATCCAGTATCCAGCTGTGGGCAGCTCTCAGCCCTTTGACTTTGTCCAATCGCTGGACTTGTGCGATGGAATACCTGGATTTTCAGATGGGATGCCAGGGCTGGGCGACCTGAGTGGACTCGATGTCCAAATGAGAAGAGGTGACATGGGCCTGTTGATGATGGACGAACCTCTGTCCCCCATGGTTGGTGACCCACTGCTCTCTGCAATGTCCCCTGAAGCCTCAATTGACTCCAGCCGCAGATCCAGCTTTGGcatagatgatgaagacataaTGTAG